The following proteins are co-located in the Phaeodactylum tricornutum CCAP 1055/1 chromosome 2, whole genome shotgun sequence genome:
- a CDS encoding predicted protein, translating to MGQGLPRTGMNTGGNVQSAPSKRWVDWGTPATTMVVTLPFRFASNRLFFPVVTMFDRSSRCNYWFTNFWSSLAFRSRQPGTVAPLGCTTDCAKAIGTLDGIDRILRSFGGPPITDYIRILGSSLTMTDGSREIAPSSAEAMLDTLYLYQNPTTGEVSTTARWTSRQLCRLLCPSTSTAILPQHLTLDTQILRLNTDGSYANTGWQAAKTAPIVRQAVEIWYYEQDGAVQGPVSSRQLATLYYDCPVVLYPTSRVYSESTPSWTPIQSLPLLQLALEALRPNGVNSLGTTQDTPTYDPGFLAFPSNTKVSEKEYDEIPKEAKDELEVFLQSTAIIGGSRITEDEEDETYESDNGTRYVKDPRTGNWIHEALAPKQPHKKESNEAKSSSHLQTASAHPPKKRKKAKFAAKNSKCWIYVTGLPPDCTEEEIASIFCKAGIIDLDPETQQPKIKIYLDQASGLPKGDASICYARAESVDLAVTLLDEAPFRPSVRSDACVQYVLHVERAKFEQRGRVFDDGRQRVSLAKRKVAKLAAVQATDWDEGEFNGRLTGGRKGLRIVVLKHLFDPSVLSANEEDGMLAVLERDLRKECEQWGVVEKITIFSKNLQGVVVVKFAQPGSASDAIKHLDGLEWPTGSSKRRVHATFWDGVTDFTVRNEIKEQEEAEKRQKEFGNWLEKQELPEELRLRITD from the exons ATGGGCCAGGGATTGCCACGTACCGGCATGAACACCGGAGGGAACGTCCAAAGTGCACCGTCCAAGCGTTGGGTTGATTGGGGgacaccagcaacaacaatggtggTTACGTTGCCGTTTCGCTTTGCTTCCAATCGACTGTTCTTTCCTGTTGTGACCATGTTCGACCGATCCAGTCGTTGCAACTATTGGTTCACGAATTTTTGGTCGTCATTGGCTTTTCGGTCGA GACAACCCGGGACCGTTGCCCCGTTGGGGTGCACGACAGACTGTGCCAAAGCAATCGGGACGCTTGACGGTATCGACCGA ATCCTGAGATCGTTTGGCGGTCCCCCAATTACGGATTACATTCGTATTCTAGGATCGTCATTGACCATGACTGACGGGTCCAGGGAAATAGCGCCGTCTAGTGCAGAGGCAATGTTGGACACACTATATCTATATCAAAACCCGACGACTGGGGAAGTCTCAACGACGGCCCGTTGGACGTCGCGACAACTCTGTCGACTACTGTGCCCCTCTACGAGTACCGCTATTCTACCGCAACATTTGACCCTCGATACACAAATCTTGCGTTTGAATACGGATGGCTCGTACGCCAATACAGGATGGCAGGCTGCCAAAACGGCACCGATCGTACGGCAAGCCGTCGAGATTTGGTACTACGAACAGGACGGCGCCGTACAAGGTCCGGTTTCGAGTCGACAGCTGGCTACCCTCTACTACGATTGCCCCGTAGTCTTGTACCCCACCTCACGTGTCTACTCGGAAAGTACACCTTCCTGGACGCCGATTCAGTCTCTTCCGTTACTGCAGCTTGCTCTGGAAGCTCTCCGGCCGAACGGGGTGAACTCGTTGGGGACAACCCAGGATACGCCTACCTACGATCCTGGCTTTTTGGCATTTCCGTCAAACACAAAAGTTTCTGAAAAGGAATACGATGAAATTCCCAAAGAAGCCAAGGACGAGCTTGAAGTTTTCTTGCAATCCACCGCCATCATTGGGGGATCCCGGATTaccgaagatgaagaagatgaaacTTACGAAAGTGACAATGGTACACGATATGTGAAAGATCCGCGCACAGGAAACTGGATTCACGAAGCACTCGCCCCGAAGCAGCCGCACAAGAAAGAGAGCAACGAAGCAAAATCCTCTTCCCATCTCCAAACGGCATCCGCACATCCACCCAAAAAacgcaaaaaggcaaaatTTGCGGCCAAAAATTCCAAGTGCTGGATTTACGTCACGGGTCTGCCACCCGACTGTACCGAAGAAGAGATAGCTTcgatcttttgcaaagctGGAATCATTGACTTGGATCCGGAAACACAGCAACCAAAAATAAAAATATACCTCGACCAAGCATCAGGCTTACCAAAGGGTGATGCTTCCATATGTTACGCTCGCGCAGAGTCGGTAGACCTCGCTGTCACGCTGTTGGACGAAGCGCCCTTTCGTCCGTCGGTTCGGTCGGATGCCTGCGTACAATATGTCCTGCACGTTGAACGAGCTAAATTTGAACAGCGTGGTCGGGTGTTTGACGACGGTCGGCAGCGTGTTTCACTCGCCAAACGCAAGGTCGCCAAACTAGCGGCGGTGCAGGCCACGGACTGGGACGAAGGGGAATTTAACGGCCGTCTGACGGGTGGGCGGAAGGGCTTGCGCATCGTTGTTCTTAAGCATTTGTTCGATCCTTCTGTACTATCCGCAAACGAGGAAGATGGTATGCTAGCCGTATTGGAGCGTGATTTACGAAAGGAATGCGAGCAATGGGGTGTAGTGGAAAAGATCACCATATTTTCGAAAAATTTGCAGGGCGTCGTGGTGGTCAAGTTTGCTCAGCCGGGGTCTGCTAGCGACGCAATTAAGCACTTGGACGGGCTAGAATGGCCTACTGGCTCGTCCAAGCGTCGTGTACATGCCACTTTTTGGGACGGCGTCACCGACTTTACTGTACGAAATGAAATTAAggagcaagaagaagccgaaaaACGTCAAAAAGAGTTTGGCAACTGGCTAGAAAAGCAGGAGCTACCCGAAGAGCTGCGTCTAAGGATAACTGATTAA
- a CDS encoding predicted protein has product MYVQHSNPFDCQSELSKMSWELTSEVELPSLFSSATKLIMKLAIFDLDYTLWRPEMYQLNGPPHLTPIEKVKTRKLKLSPAMLKEARTNLEDHVLVDRRGNLMRVFDGANYALEDIKRMETDGHPIQAAAASRTDEPSWARICMQHLALNDGTVLAEVFGDLVEISGGSKVKHLQRLSHKTGIRFEDMCFFDNEQWNIEDVSRSLPVKCYYTPNGMTRQAWKDALKDSALE; this is encoded by the exons ATGTACGTTCAGCATTCGAATCCTTTCGACTGCCAATCGGAACTATCAAAAATGAGCTGGGAACTTACATCAGAGGTCGAGCTACCTTCTCTCTTTTCATCTGCAACCAAGCTTATCATGAAACTCGCTATTTTCGATCTCGACTATACCCTTTGGCGTCCGGAGATGTACCAGCTTAACGGCCCTCCTCATCTTACGCCCATTGAAAAAGTCAAAACTCGCAAACTCAAATTGTCGCCAGCTATGCTGAAAGAGGCAAGGACGAATTTGGAAGACCACGTGCTCGTGGACCGGCGTGGAAACCTGATGCGGGTATTCGACGGAGC AAATTATGCGCTTGAAGATATCAAAAGAATGGAAACCGACGGCCATCCTATTCAAGCTGCCGCCGCATCTCGGACAGATGAGCCTAGCTGGGCTCGGATATGTATGCAACATCTCGCCCTCAATGACGGGACTGTATTAGCCGAAGTGTTTGGAGATTTGGTGGAAATTTCTGGTGGCAGCAAAGTAAAGCATCTACAGCGATTGAGTCATAAGACCGGCATTCGTTTTGAAGATATGTGCTTCTTTGACAACGAGCAATGGAACATTGAAGATGTTTCGAGATCGCTGCCAGTCAAATGCTATTATACACCCAATGGAATGACGCGGCAAGCTTGGAAAGATGCTTTAAAGGATAGTGCCTTAGAGTAG
- a CDS encoding predicted protein — MSPSADFTISDFPHKVLDPIATDTIAPSYASLLLAQRQLSANTSAIPSLNGGGAHGHMALTLTAAAYAELSDVPFVIPVAPIADPEPGTTQPQITENNRLHKHAVAIHSLYVAVNNALRRQILDAVPRVYVRDLEHPQFAVFRSRRME, encoded by the exons cacaaagtccttgATCCAATCGCCACCGACACCATTGCTCCCTCCTATGCGTCGCTTCTCCTGGCCCAACGCCAGCTCAGCGCCAACACATCTGCCATTCCCAGCCtcaacggcggcggcgctCATGGCCACATGGCTCTGACGCTCACCGCCGCCGCATACGCCGAACTGTCCGACGTCCCCTTCGTCATCCCCGTTGCTCCCATTGCCGACCCCGAACCGGGTACCACGCAACCCCAAATTACGGAGAACAATCGACTCCACAAACACGCTGTGGCCATCCACAGCCTTTATGTGGCCGTCAACAATGCCCTCCGACGCCAAATCCTTGACGCCGTTCCTCGCGTCTACGTCCGCGACTTAGAGCACCCCCAGTTCGC tGTTTTCCGTTCTCGGCGGATGGAATGA
- a CDS encoding predicted protein has translation MKAFSLLVLLSLQWQNSVGFGTHAPLRTLPVARLANTRSMSTAAISDSNDETVLKQFEKKELQLLKRKQEALAKLEEYTKTLENLQSQKAEYLAAGQVADASAAGSFSETALRSAVKAFLWRIIAGSITFATTLQFSGSVKTAMQVVAGDFFSKAFTMFIGERLMNKSQAGRKKGADDVGRSFAKALIWRLFAICNTLTMAVFISKDLSVASKIASTDAVFKTALMFFYERVWAKVKWGKDYLLEFSI, from the coding sequence ATGAAGGCTTTTTCTTTATTGGTATTATTATCCCTTCAATGGCAGAATTCGGTCGGTTTTGGGACGCACGCCCCCTTGCGTACACTCCCAGTGGCTCGCTTGGCCAACACGCGTTCCATGTCGACCGCTGCGATTTCCGACAGCAATGACGAAACCGTGTTGAAACAGTTCGAAAAGAAAGAGCTGCAGCTACTGAAACGCAAACAAGAAGCCCTTGCCAAACTGGAAGAATATACCAAGACTTTAGAAAACCTGCAGTCGCAAAAAGCCGAATACTTGGCTGCTGGCCAAGTAGCGGATGCCTCCGCCGCCGGTTCATTTTCGGAGACTGCCCTGCGCTCTGCAGTCAAAGCCTTTTTATGGCGAATCATCGCCGGTTCTATTACCTTCGCAACAACTCTGCAATTTTCTGGATCCGTAAAGACCGCGATGCAGGTAGTGGCCGgtgatttcttttccaaagccttCACCATGTTCATTGGTGAGCGCCTCATGAACAAGTCGCAGGCTGGACGGAAAAAAGGAGCCGACGATGTCGGACGGTCCTTCGCTAAGGCTCTCATTTGGCGGTTGTTTGCCATTTGCAACACTTTGACGATGGCTGTCTTTATTTCCAAGGATCTGAGCGTGGCGTCCAAGATTGCCAGCACTGACGCCGTCTTTAAGACGGCCCTCATGTTCTTTTACGAACGCGTCTGGGCGAAAGTAAAGTGGGGCAAAGACTATTTGCTGGAATTTTCTATCTGA
- a CDS encoding predicted protein has protein sequence MDEHCVRAEQPQSRGNTESKFDMRHNPVYQVDWKNEASGKRMSATKRRVRFRFGFSNRQAISEGCTGSECRGEEHEVLLVWSLTSGKRLVLADGQQVHFSFGKRTDGRFETSWTMSGGHLFKLVAHAAPPLFATPDGFRQFDFGVDGCSFFDMPKIFELGMRNSNSRALVKPSSNRSSYDNYTLPHSPSQTVTSPRSVTFNDHVQTKLIPSKEAQRHAEMDLSSAPASASHSTPPDLMDNTHTLDRTSPSTVVDEFAPAATHVSPAFQSRQIMDAYGTTTVGVLALANESHTHNIPPVTPHLYTPSAPNVYAPSPPATPGTYPNQNQNRHQESLPQPRQLAYHTSPIYNNAGYPQQQLTSYQPTPVIPETPQAPLQILKPTMEPLSMEEMEEREQTLQSDLERQNDSRATQNGREKAPRGTSQIQTGSSRCTRMALGPAAISAADSNPQGQEGTEEGKYAHPRV, from the exons ATGGACGAACATTGTGTACGTGCAGAACAACCCCAATCACGAGGCAATACCGAATCCAAGTTTGACATGCGCCACAATCCGGTGTATCAGGTAGACTGGAAGAACGAAGCTTCCGGCAAGCGCATGTCGGCGACCAAACGTCGAGTCCGCTTTCGATTTGGTTTTTCCAACCGCCAAGCCATTTCCGAGGGTTGCACCGGGTCCGAATGCCGCGGGGAAGAGCACGAAGTCTTGCTCGTTTGGAGTTTGACTTCGGGCAAACGTCTCGTGCTGGCGGATGGACAACAGGTACATTTTAGTTTCGGCAAGCGGACCGACGGCAGGTTCGAAACATCCTGGACCATGTCGGGTGGACACTTATTCAAGTTGGTCGCACACGCGGCGCCGCCCCTCTTCGCCACGCCCGACGGCTTTCGGCAGTTTGACTTTGGCGTGGACGGCTGCTCTTTCTTTGACATGCCCAAGATCTTTGAATTGGGTATGCGGAACAGCAACAGTCGTGCTCTCGTTAAGCCCTCCTCGAATCGCTCCAGCTACGACAATTACACGTTGCCTCACTCACCGTCGCAGACTGTCACCAGTCCCCGTTCGGTTACCTTTAATGATCACGTGCAAACCAAATTGATCCCCTCCAAGGAAGCTCAGCGTCACGCCGAAATGGATCTATCGTCGGCGCCAGCGTCAGCCAGCCACTCGACTCCCCCGGACCTCATGGACAACACCCACACTCTTGATCGTACCTCCCCCTCAACGGTAGTGGACGAATTCGCACCCGCGGCGACTCACGTCAGTCCTGCCTTTCAATCCCGTCAAATTATGGACGCCTACGGGACGACTACGGTTGGAGTCCTCGCCCTGGCGAACGAGTCCCATACGCACAACATACCACCCGTTACGCCTCACTTGTACACGCCATCCGCTCCAAACGTGTACGCGCCATCACCACCGGCCACTCCCGGCACGTACCCGAACCAGAACCAGAACCGCCACCAGGAATCCCTTCCCCAACCCCGGCAGTTGGCGTACCACACCTCCCCAATCTACAATAACGCAGGGTATCCGCAGCAACAGCTCACTTCATACCAACCGACTCCTGTGATACCGGAAACTCCCCAGGCTCCTCTGCAAATTCTCAAACCGACCATGGAACCCTTAtcaatggaagaaatggaagagcGCGAACAAACTCTCCAGTCCGACCTCGAAC GTCAAAACGACTCCAGAGCAACGCAAAACGGTAGAGAAAAAGCTCCACGTGGGACCAGCCAAATCCAAACCGGTAGCTCCCGCTGCACCCGTATGGCACTTGGGCCTGCAGCCATCTCTGCAGCAGATTCAAACCCACAAGGTCAAGAAGGAACCGAAGAAGGAAAGTATGCGCACCCACGCGTTTGA
- a CDS encoding predicted protein, translating to MVAEDFMLTFIRNAGSIKNNVVVNGKVPWTEAFARDFWGTPMLDVQSHKSFRPLTTLSFKLNWIAAEFGTATNNVTETTSAIANLQPSTFGFHVVNVLLHGLVTALVTEASKFLWDNCKSEGCIVGQLLTGFLFALHPVHAEAVSNLTSRGELLMSVFFLLAFLSFANYIHAGYTWKRMFFVYIVPWTCMTASLFSKEQGATTLIALVIYEFVQFHGSLHEFWISLVKRREATAVEFCQRTAVLAMQTIAVCTWRYWLNGETSPDFIPDQNPAAFAKDRFTRVFSVSWVYCLYVKDALYPRHLSPDWSGISIDLIERWDDPRVAVVLLLWTFAAALLASLMWEMPIGTRKEYQGFRKSLLIGFWGFLFTPFFLSSNLLVVIGLMKADRVIYLPLMGFCLLEAQLFTMLCTAADEATSQTTRRSRIGYILVMLQLFLFACKLHERNLAWESSLRLWMLAYETNSKSHHTIYNCGYELSLQKRYSEAETVLRPIADPHVDGPSNTFVYAMTLYNMGRCDIAERYIDKAMEVLREKRSEGGVRNRPKALSRVESNLLVARSFCHSKDSIPMAGQIMYEAVKTDPTNEYAIQQAQVMMKQVEAYRKLEEHKQRIGLKY from the coding sequence ATGGTTGCGGAAGACTTTATGCTAACTTTTATCCGAAACGCAGGTTCCATCAAAAacaatgtcgtcgtcaatgGCAAAGTGCCTTGGACGGAAGCCTTTGCCCGGGATTTCTGGGGCACGCCGATGTTGGACGTACAGTCACACAAGAGCTTCCGACCGCTAACGACTCTTTCGTTCAAACTCAACTGGATTGCGGCAGAATTCGGCACCGCCACCAATAATGTCACCGAAACCACATCCGCTATCGCCAATTTGCAGCCTTCTACATTCGGCTTTCACGTCGTCAACGTTCTTTTGCACGGTCTCGTGACGGCTCTCGTCACCGAGGCATCCAAATTTCTGTGGGACAACTGTAAATCTGAGGGATGTATTGTTGGTCAACTCCTGACGGGATTTCTGTTCGCCCTGCATCCTGTGCATGCCGAAGCCGTCAGCAACCTGACTAGTCGAGGTGAATTGCTCATGTCggtcttcttcttgctggCGTTTCTGTCGTTCGCCAATTACATTCATGCTGGTTATACGTGGAAACGCATGTTCTTCGTGTACATTGTTCCATGGACTTGCATGACGGCCTCGCTCTTTTCGAAAGAGCAAGGGGCGACAACGTTGATTGCTTTGGTCATCTATGAGTTTGTCCAGTTCCACGGATCCCTACACGAGTTTTGGATTTCTCTTGTAAAGCGACGCGAGGCGACAGCCGTGGAGTTCTGTCAAAGAACAGCAGTCTTAGCGATGCAGACAATTGCAGTCTGTACATGGCGGTATTGGCTCAATGGAGAAACGAGTCCAGATTTTATTCCCGATCAGAACCCAGCAGCATTTGCCAAAGATCGTTTCACTCGAGTCTTTTCGGTCAGCTGGGTATACTGCCTCTATGTAAAAGATGCACTGTATCCGCGTCATTTGTCTCCGGACTGGTCCGGTATCAGTATTGACCTCATTGAGAGATGGGATGACCCGAGGGTTGCTGTTGTGCTTTTGCTTTGGACGTTTGCCGCCGCTCTCTTGGCCTCTTTGATGTGGGAAATGCCAATCGGGACGCGAAAAGAGTATCAAGGATTCCGCAAATCACTGCTTATTGGTTTCTGGGGTTTTTTATTCACACCTTTCTTCTTGTCATCGAATTTGTTGGTCGTTATTGGGCTGATGAAGGCTGATCGCGTAATTTATTTGCCGCTAATGGGGTTTTGTCTCCTGGAGGCACAACTATTTACCATGCTTTGTACTGCTGCTGACGAAGCTACATCACAAACGACAAGACGATCTCGGATTGGGTACATTCTTGTCATGCTCCAGCTATTCCTCTTTGCCTGCAAACTTCACGAACGCAATCTTGCTTGGGAAAGCTCGCTGAGGCTCTGGATGCTGGCCTACGAAACCAATTCCAAAAGTCACCATACCATTTACAACTGTGGATACGAGCTATCGTTGCAAAAGCGATACTCTGAGGCGGAAACTGTCTTGCGTCCAATCGCCGATCCACACGTCGACGGCCCGAGCAACACGTTCGTCTACGCAATGACACTGTACAATATGGGGCGCTGTGATATTGCTGAACGGTACATCGATAAAGCCATGGAAGTTTTGCGAGAAAAGCGATCGGAAGGTGGAGTCCGCAATCGTCCCAAGGCATTGTCGAGAGTGGAGAGTAATCTCCTAGTGGCCCGATCGTTTTGCCATAGTAAAGATAGTATACCAATGGCGGGACAAATCATGTACGAAGCCGTAAAGACAGATCCTACCAATGAGTACGCGATTCAACAAGCACAAGTCATGATGAAGCAAGTCGAAGCATACCGAAAGTTAGAAGAGCACAAACAACGAATAGGATTGAAATATTAG
- the ME1 gene encoding predicted protein (mitochondrial transit peptide predicted at N-terminus) has product MISSACRGSLKSLCSVQLRSNTRQHASLISCNNSPNVKRFSTAFSSQTDGEVLTVGGALSGEEPIHETGEWAGCKRSFMIPIRISVRGTDILLDPLYNKGTAFKTGERDRLRFRGMLPHRIMNIHLQKERFLQALRAEDSNIRKNVMLEDLHDRNETLYHRVLVDHIEEMAPYIYTPTVGQACMEFATRYRRPRGMYFTEEDRGHMAAMVYNWPHRDVHVICVTDGSRILGLGDLGANGMGIPIGKLALYCAAGGIAPHRVLPVVFDAGTNNEALLQDKYYLGVQRKRLKGAAYFRMMDEFMDAVRFRWPNVLVQFEDFSSEVAQTLLDRYRDDHLCFNDDIQGTGATTLAGVLGALRAKGEEVTSLGDQRIVIAGAGSAGIGIAQVLMQAMEEQGRTPEEAKNAFYILDQNGLLGTDRANDLNAEQRVFVRSADNNLSLMDVVKKYKPTILLGVTTVGGLFTGDLIREMHSSCERPIIFPLSNPTNKAECTAEQAYEWTNGQCIFASGSPFDTIEFEDGRVFYPSQCNNMYVFPGLGLGASVCGAQKVTDRMLYVAAETLANFVSKKDMEEGRLFPQLTRIREVSHRIAVAVVEEALREGLATKVKPADANDLDSFVGRKMYFPEYVPLVEKREISI; this is encoded by the coding sequence ATGATATCATCGGCGTGTCGTGGCAGCCTGAAATCCCTCTGTAGCGTCCAACTGAGGAGCAATACTCGCCAACATGCGTCGTTGATCAGCTGTAACAATTCTCCTAACGTGAAGAGATTTTCTACTGCCTTTAGCAGTCAGACAGACGGAGAGGTCTTGACTGTCGGTGGCGCTCTCTCAGGGGAAGAACCCATACACGAGACAGGAGAATGGGCCGGCTGCAAGAGAAGCTTTATGATACCAATAAGGATTTCGGTCCGTGGCACCGATATCCTGCTTGATCCTTTATACAACAAAGGAACTGCGTTTAAAACGGGTGAACGCGATCGTCTTCGATTTCGCGGTATGCTTCCACATCGTATTATGAACATCCATTTGCAAAAAGAGCGATTCCTGCAGGCCTTACGCGCTGAAGATAGCAACATTCGTAAGAACGTCATGCTCGAAGACCTACACGATCGCAATGAAACCCTTTACCATCGGGTATTGGTCGATCACATTGAGGAGATGGCTCCTTATATTTACACACCTACCGTTGGGCAGGCTTGTATGGAGTTCGCGACACGGTATCGTCGTCCGCGGGGTATGTACTTCACAGAAGAAGATCGGGGTCATATGGCCGCGATGGTTTACAACTGGCCGCACCGGGATGTCCACGTGATTTGTGTGACGGACGGCAGTCGTATCCTTGGTCTTGGTGATCTGGGTGCCAACGGTATGGGAATTCCAATTGGGAAACTAGCCTTGTACTGTGCTGCCGGTGGGATTGCACCACATCGGGTGTTGCCGGTTGTTTTTGATGCTGGGACCAACAATGAAGCTCTGTTACAGGACAAGTATTATCTCGGTGTGCAAAGGAAACGATTGAAAGGTGCAGCTTACTTCCGTATGATGGATGAGTTCATGGATGCGGTTCGCTTTCGATGGCCCAATGTATTGGTGCAGTTTGAGGATTTTTCGAGCGAAGTCGCCCAAACCCTACTGGATCGCTACAGAGACGATCATCTTTGCTTTAACGATGATATACAGGGAACGGGTGCAACCACGCTTGCGGGTGTACTTGGAGCTCTTCGCGCCAAGGGGGAAGAGGTTACATCTTTAGGTGATCAACGTATTGTCATTGCTGGTGCGGGTAGTGCCGGTATAGGTATCGCCCAAGTCTTGATGCAAGCAATGGAAGAGCAAGGACGGACACCAGAGGAAGCCAAGAACGCATTCTATATTCTCGATCAGAACGGGCTTCTGGGTACTGACCGTGCCAACGACTTAAATGCTGAACAGCGCGTGTTTGTGAGATCTGCCGACAACAACCTGTCGCTGATGGATGTGGTAAAAAAATACAAACCTACGATCCTTCTCGGCGTTACAACAGTCGGtggattgttcactggagACCTAATTCGGGAGATGCACTCTAGTTGCGAGCGCCCTATAATATTTCCGCTTTCCAACCCGACAAACAAGGCTGAATGTACAGCAGAGCAAGCTTACGAATGGACAAACGGACAATGCATCTTTGCATCGGGGTCGCCATTCGATACGATCGAGTTCGAAGATGGCCGCGTTTTCTATCCCTCCCAATGCAACAACATGTATGTATTCCCGGGTCTGGGGCTGGGAGCATCAGTTTGCGGTGCTCAAAAAGTTACAGACCGCATGCTCTACGTCGCAGCAGAAACGTTGGCTAAttttgtttccaaaaaggacATGGAGGAGGGGCGTCTTTTTCCTCAACTGACAAGAATTCGTGAGGTCTCGCACCGTATTGCCGTAGCAGTTGTGGAGGAAGCCCTGCGGGAGGGCTTGGCGACAAAGGTAAAACCTGCCGATGCCAATGATCTGGATTCTTTTGTTGGGCGAAAAATGTACTTCCCCGAGTATGTTCCTTTGGTGGAAAAACGAGAAATATCAATCTAG
- a CDS encoding predicted protein, whose translation MNGEATKPKPLPTIPPYGPNAIDIQNLTFTYLAGANGSSLSTPEDANLVLEKLNLNLGTGSRCLLIGANGSGKSTLLRILAGRHLTKSMDPEGNPSATKVLGLNAFHDTRLNFHRAYLDCDWGMRNVAFVGAAVPLMADIPVRNMMQKLQASYPERRDELLDMLGIDLDWRMHQLSDGQRRRVQIFLGLVRPFQILLLDEITTSLDVCVRQDLLRWLVRESDNRGATIIYATHIFDGLDEWATHLYYLNNRGQCGWQGKMQDLDVYQKLKAEAHPCKMLAIAEHWLRQEINEAKANNQKEKAQGALAHQLDPTDNQGGFGSGRLKINPTAVEEPKQEQRQGRLSDMMGNSGVLDKVRRVGN comes from the coding sequence ATGAACGGGGAAGCAACAAAGCCAAAACCTCTACCTACGATTCCGCCGTACGGACCCAATGCCATCGACATTCAGAACCTTACCTTTACCTACCTCGCCGGTGCCAACGGTAGCAGTCTCTCCACTCCCGAGGACGCAAATCTGGTTCTGGAGAAACTAAACCTCAATCTCGGCACAGGGTCGCGATGCTTGCTGATTGGTGCCAATGGTTCCGGAAAATCGACTCTGTTGCGCATTCTAGCGGGTCGGCATTTGACCAAAAGCATGGATCCAGAAGGCAACCCGAGTGCGACCAAAGTGCTCGGCCTGAATGCCTTTCACGACACACGTCTCAACTTTCACCGCGCCTATTTGGATTGCGATTGGGGCATGCGCAACGTGGCCTTTGTCGGAGCCGCCGTCCCCCTCATGGCGGATATTCCCGTGCGCAATATGATGCAAAAATTGCAAGCTTCGTATCCCGAACGTCGCGACGAACTCCTCGATATGTTGGGGATTGATTTGGATTGGCGGATGCATCAGCTTTCCGATGGACAACGTCGTCGAGTGCAAATATTCTTAGGACTCGTCCGTCCGTTCCAAATTCTGCTGTTGGACGAAATCACGACCAGCTTGGACGTCTGCGTGCGTCAGGACTTACTACGCTGGTTGGTGCGGGAGTCGGACAACCGTGGGGCTACCATTATTTACGCAACACACATTTTTGATGGACTCGACGAATGGGCGACACACTTGTACTACTTGAACAACCGTGGTCAGTGTGGTTGGCAGGGAAAAATGCAGGATCTGGACGTCTACCAAAAACTCAAGGCGGAAGCTCACCCGTGCAAAATGCTGGCGATCGCTGAACACTGGTTGCGCCAAGAAATCAACGAAGCCAAGGCCAACAaccagaaggaaaaggcacaAGGGGCACTAGCGCATCAGTTGGACCCGACTGACAATCAAGGTGGTTTCGGCAGTGGTCGGCTCAAGATCAATCCAACAGCGGTAGAGGAACCCAAACAGGAGCAGCGGCAGGGACGCTTGAGTGATATGATGGGAAACAGCGGAGTTTTGGACAAGGTCCGACGTGTTGGAAACTAA